The DNA window CGCGGTGGAGGGGATAGAGGAGCGCCGGCCCCTGGAATCTCAGCCCCTTCTTCAGCGGCTGGAGAAAGCCCTGGCCCTCCCGGTCGAGCCAGCACGGGTACTGGAACGTGCCGAGCACCGTCGTCCACCGCTGGCGATTCGCCTTCATCCAGTCGGGCGTGCCCACGCGGTCGCTCTGCCCGAACCAGTCGGGCTTGTCGAACTTGCCGTCGGGGAGCTGGATGAGCATCTCCCAACTGTCGTTCAGCCCGTCATCGAGCCGCCAGTCCACCCGCCACTGGGCCTGGAAGGGGGCCTTCCAGTCCAGCTTGAGCACCCGGTCGGCGTCCTCCTTCGCCACGTCGCGGACGTGCCACACCCCCTTGTCGGCGAGGGCGGCCAGCCAGAGGGTCTTGGACTTGCCGTAGGGGATGGTCGAGGCCGTGATGCGCCGCTGCTCGCCCTGCCCCGACATGGTGATGAACGAATCCTCGCCCTGGTCGGGCGAGATGGCGGCCAGGATCGCTTCCCCGTCGCCCACGAAGTGCAGCAGGAAGTTCTCGAAGGGCAGGTCGGCCCTCCCCGCGGGAATGGCCGAGGCGTCCACCACGATATCGTCGGCGAAGAAGTCGGGCATCACGGCGAAGCGGCACGAGGCCTCGATGCGGAGCTCTGTCGTGCCCGCAGTTGCGGTCGTCTTCACGAAGGGACGCCCCGTGCCCAACTCGACCTGGAGGCCGAACAGCTCGACCGCGACCACGCCCTGGGCGTTCTTGATGGCCCTCACGTGGGGGGCCGGGGTTGCCTTGGCGGCGCCGATGGGCTGGAGCGTGGCGAGGAGGCGAGCGCCGTCCGCGGCGAGGGAATAGAGGTCAATCACCGCGGCGCCCTTCCGCACCACGATGGCCACGCAGTTGTTCATTGCCGCTGCATCCCCCTTGAACGCATGGTCCGTCTTCCCCTCCGCGACCTGCGTCCAGCCGTCCCGCTTCCCCAGCGCCTCGGGGGCGAGGGGAGCGGCGGACGCCGCCCCGGTGTCAAACAGCCGGACTGCGACGGGAGGGCCTTCTTCTCCGGCCGACACAAACGAGAAGGCCATAAGAACGGCCAGGAGTGTGTTGGCGGTCACTAGCTTCCTTCCTTGTTCGTGTTTGTAATTCGGCCTCTAGGCGGCTCTTGTCGACTCCTTGGTTCCCCTCTTACGCGGTTCCCGAAGACCGCCTGAAGGCGGAACTACGAACGAGTGAACGGTTTACTTCCCCTGAAGCATGCGCTCAATCAATGGCGCAAGTTCCTTCGACAATGGCGAGGCCGGGTGCGAGGCGCACTCGGCCCTCAGGCGCCGCACGTGCAGCCGGCAGCGGGCGAGGGCGGCGTCCTGGGCCGAGCCAATCGCCCGAATCGCCTCGCCGAGCTTCTGACACTCCTCCAGCGCGTTCTCCTCGCCGATGAGCGCGACGACGCCGTCCGCCATCCGCTTCGCGGCTTTGGGCAGATCATCCTTTATCGCCGCGGCTTGTTCGAGGTGGCTCACAATCGCCAGGCAGCGCTCTGCACCCTCGTGCTTCTGGCAGAGCGCGCGAAGCTGCTTCGCCGATTCGCCGTATTGCCCGATTCGCGCCTGGACGCGCGCGACATGATCCACCATCTGCGCAAGGCGGTCCTTGATCTCGTCTCTCGCCGCCTTGTCCTTCTTCCTCTTGAACTGCTGTTCGACCCAATGGCTCACCTGTTCGGGAGTTGGATTGGCCTCGGACGCGAGCCCCTCGGCCTGGAGCACGTATTGGCACGGCCCGACGCCGAGGGTGTTCCGCATCACGTCCATCGGCAGGATCGTCGTCAGCGGCGTGGCCTTCGTGCGGTCAATCGGATAGATGACCGTCGGCCCGTCAGGGAGCGCCACGCCTGCCGGCGGGCCCTTCTCGTAGTCGTACGACACGGCCAGGCCATCTTTGCCCGCCATGCTGCACCGCCACTTCGCGGGAAATGGCGGCTGCCAGTCGTCCTTCGCCCCCGCCGCGCGACTGTGCCAAATCCCCTTCTCTTCCAAAAACGCGAGCCAGACGCTCTTGCCACTGACCAGGTGGATGCTCCCTCCAACAGTCGCCTTCGGCAGCGGCGCCTGCGAGACCCACATCTCCATCGCGTCGCCGCCGTCCAGCAGGCGCAGGAAGTGGCTCTCAACCGGGAGGACGGCTCCGGCGGCGGCCTTGGTATCGAGAACCATGTCGTCGGCGAAGAACTCTGGTACTACAACGTACCGAGCCGCCGAGTCCGTCAAGAGGCTGTCGGCCCCCTGGGATGGACGGATCTCCAACACTCCCTCTCCCGTTGTCAGGCGGAAGCGCGCGACTGGCTGGGCCTTCACGTGATAGAGGGCCTCAACCGCGACGGCGCCGGGGGTATTCTCGACGGCTCTGAACGAATTGGGGAGGAGCGCGACCGCTCCGCGCCCCTCAGACGGGCCGAAGATCAGCGCACTGCCCCGGCAACAGATGCCCGCGGTCGCCCTGGAGTAAACGTGCAGGTTGCAGGCCCCGCTTGAGAGGATGGCCGTCAGCCTATCGTTGACGAGAGCAACGTCGCCTCTGAACTTGTGTGTGAGGTCGCCGTCGGGAATCTGCTGCCAACCGGTCCTCTTGGCGACATCCTCCGCGGAGGGGCGCGCCACGAAGCGTGTCCCCGTGTCGAAGATGCGGCAGAAGGGGGTGTCGGCCTCTTTCTCGGCGGCAAGGGCCAGGGCCGAGGCGGCGAGGGCGAGGCAAGACACACGGACAGACACGGACAGACACGGGCGGGCAGCGTTGGTTCTGAGGGGCATCAGTCCGTGTGTGTCCGTGCGTGTCCGTGTCATTTTCCGGGCCATCCAACCATCCCTTCATCCACCCATCCATTCACCCATTTTCCCCCCGTCATTTCCAGTCGGGATACATGTCGGAGCCATCCTCGGTCAGTTTCACGGGCGTTCCGCCCGCGGCGGGGATGAGGTAGAGTTCCCACGGGCCGCGCTCGCTCACGCCCTGGCAGAAGACAATCCACTTGGCGTCGGGGCTGAAACGGCCATAGCGCTGCACGCCGCCGAAATGGGTGACGAGGCGGTTCTTCGCGCCGTCGGGGGCGATGGTGGCAATGTGGGTCTCGGTCTCGTAGATGATGAGCGAGCCGTCGGGGGACCAGTGGGGCTCGCAGGCGCCCTGCTGGTCGTAGAGTTTCGTCGGCTTGCCGCTGCCGTCAGAGGGCACGAGCCAGAGGCCGTTGCCGGCGTCCCATCGGCAGGCGAAGGCGATGGTTTTGCCGTCCGGGCTCCAGGCGGGGCCGGAGGGGTGGGGGAAGCCGTCGGGCGTGAGGGTCTTTTCGGCGCCCGAGGCGAGGTCGCGGGTGAGGATCGTCTCGCCGCGGCGGAGGACGAGCTTCGAGGCGTCGGGCGACCATTCGGCCTGGTCGCCATCGCAGATGCGTTCGGTCTTGGAACCATCGGCGGCCATCCGCCACACCCCGGGCTTGCCGCCGCGGGTGGAGGTGTACAGGATGCTCTTGCCATCGGGGCTCCAGACGGGGTCAATGTCGTTGTCGTCGGCGGTGCCCTGGGTGAGCTGCTTGAGGCCCGAGCCGTCGGCATTGATGGCCCAGATGCGCCATTGGTCAGAGCGGTTGGAGGAGAAGACGATCCGTCCCGTCCGCTCGGCGGCGAAGCCAGTGGCCGCGGCAGCCACGATGAGCAGAGTGCACCTGATCATTTTCTGCTCCGGTCGAAGGTGATGAATGCCTCGTTCTCGAAGAGCTGTTTTGCGAGCAGCCTGTAGCCCTCCGCCAGAGGGTGGCTGGCGTCGGCGTAGTGGACGCTGGGGAGCGGGTCGGGGCAGAAGTACGGGATGTTGTTGTACGACAGCCAGTCCTCGACGGCGACCTTGCGGGCGGCGTAGACCTTCTGGTTCTCTTCGGTGAGCAGGTGCTCGTTGAACGGGCCGACGAGCACGAATACACGATTGCCGCGGGCGCGGAGCAATTCGACGGTCTCGCGGAAGAAGCGCCACTGGAGCGACGTCTCAAGCTCCACCCAGGCGAAGCTCTGTTTCGTGATGCCCTGCTCGGTCCAGGGCCGTGTGTCGGGCCTGGGCGAGGGAGTCTGATCGGGCGACGGCAATCGGAGGGTGATGGCCGCCCCTGGCCATTCGTAGGGGTGCTCCAGCGTCCACGAGTGCACGTCCTTGCTCTCGAAGTAAGCGATCTGGACGTGTTTCCTCCAGGCGTGGAAGGGCAGGCCGCGCTCGAGGACAATGCCCACCCGCTCCGAGTAGGGCTCGCGGTAGCACGGGATGCGCGGCATGAACTGCGGCACCAGCGTGGGGTGATTGAAGGCGAACTCCTTCTCGGTGCTGAGGTCGTGGCGGGACGAGCTCATCCAGAGCAGGTTGCAGTGGAGCACGACGTTGCGGTTCCGAATGGCGTCAGCATAGTGCCGCACAAGACCGAGCATGGCGGCGGGGTGGATGCCGTCCACGCCCAGGTTGGCGAAGCGCTCGCTGCCCGCCAGCTCGTTGAGGTAGTGGCTGAGCGTGCCGTCCGTGGCCACGTAGTGGCCCCAGACCACGGAGTCGCCGACGACCAGGGTCTGTCGGCGGCCGACGGCGGCTCGGCTGAGGCGTGAGTACATCCAGTAGTCGTTGCCCAGGGCAAAGGGCAGGCGGTGGTCGGGCTGGAGCCGCAGCGGCTCGACGAACGGCCAGACAACGGGCAGCAACGTCAGCACGGCCACGATAACGGGCAGCGCAACCGCCCACTCGCGCGGGGCAAGACGCACGTCGTTCGAACCGAACCGAAGATCAACCGTATCGGGCATTGGTCGAAAGTCCAAAGTCGAAAACCCAGGGTCCAAAGTCAGAAGCCGAGGCTCAGAACTGGAAGTAGATGAATGCCTTGTCGCCGGCCCCACAGCAGAGGGCGATGTAGAGGGCCATGAACACGGCCAGTGCGATGCGCGCGGACGATGCGCCGAGGAGCACGCCACGCCATCGCGATTCGTAGAGCCACTGGTAGACCCAGACGCCAACAACGAGGACGCCGGCAACCAGGGGGAATCCCGGATCGGCCCAGGCCGAGCCGAAGATGCGCCGCACGATGAGCCAGGCGTCGCCCACGGTGCGCGCGCGGAAGAACACCCAGGCGAACGCGACGAAGGCGAAGACGAGGAGGCGCTTGACCGCGGTCGGAATGCGCTCGGCGTAGAAGCGGGTCCCCTCCAGCCTGCGCGTGGCCACGCGCCCCGCGGCGTGGAGGGCGCCCCAGATGGCAAACGTCCAGTTCGCCCCGTGCCACAGGCCCGAGATGAGCATCGTGAGGGCCATGTTCACGTAGGTGCGCGCCGGACCCTTCCGGTTCCCGCCGAGGGGCACGTACACGTAGTCCTTGAACCAGGTGGAGAGGCTGATGTGCCAGCGGCGCCAGAAGTCGCCCAGGCCCGTGGCAAGATAGGGGTTGCGGAAGTTGAGCATGAGGCGCAGGCCCATCATGCGGCCCAGGCCGCGCGCCATGTCGGTGTAGCCCGAGAAGTCGAAGTAGATCTGCCAGGCGAAGCCCACGGTGGCGAGCAGCAGGGCCAGGCCGCCGAATTGATCGGGGCGGGCGTAGATGGGGTCCACGTACATCGCCAGGTAGTCGGCCAGCGCTCGCTTCTTGAACAAGCCGACGAGGAAGAGCGAGAGGCCGTCGGCCACGTCGTGCCGCGTGATGGGTGGCGTTTCGCGGAGCTGGCGGAGCAGGTTCGTCGAGCGCTCGATCGGGCCGGCCACGAGCTGCGGGAAGAGCGACACGTAGGTGGCGTAGCGGAGGAAGCACGGCTCCCTGTCCATCGCGCCGCGATAGCAGTCAATCGTGTAGGTCATGGATTGGAAGACGAAGAACGAGATGCCCACGGGCAGCAGAATGTCGGGCACCGGCACCGTATAGGGGATCCCGATGGCCTGGAGAAGATCGTTGAGGGCCTGGGTGACGAAGCCCGCGTACTTGAAGAAACCAAGCATGCCCAGATTCACGAGGACGCTGAAGGCGACCCACGGCTTCTTACGGCGGCTGCGCGACATGCCCAACACCGCCAGGTAATCCGCGGATGTCGAGGCCACGATGAGGAGCAGATAGAACGGGTTCCACCAGCCGTAGAACACGTAGGACGCGAACAGCAGCCAGGGGATCCTCAGGCGCGAGCCGCGTGTGGCGAGGTACACCGGGTACACGATGAGGAAAAAGACGGCGAAGACCCAGGTGTGGAAGAGCATCGGACGACTCTTCGTTCGTAGTGCGGCCTTCAGGCCGTATCTGGCGTCGTCCCGGCGCCCGACGGGTACAGGCTGAAGCCCGCACGGCGAACGGGGTTCACTCCATCAGCACGCGGATGTGCACCTCGACCGATTCGGCCAGGGCATCGAGATTGTAGCCGCCTTCGAGCAGAGCCACAAGCCGCCCCTGGCAGCACTCGTCGGCGAGGCCCTTCACGATGCGGGTGAGGTCGGCGTAGCCGGCCGCCGTGAGGCCCATCCGGCCGAGCAGGTCATCGGCATGCGCATCGAAGCCGGCCGAAAGCAGAACGAAATCGGGCTTGAAGGCCCGCGCGGCCGGGCGCAGCTTCTCCTCGAACGCCCGCTTGTACTCCTTGTCTCCTGTGCCGGCGGGGAAAGGCACGTTGAGCTTCGTGCCCTTGGCCGGGCCCTTGCCGGTCTCGGCGGCGGCGCCGGTGCCAGGATAGAAGGGATGCTGATGGGCGCTGAAGTAGAACACGGTCGGGTCGTCGTCGAAGGCGGCCTGGGTGCCGTTGCCGTGGTGCACATCCCAGTCCACGATCAGGATACGGGCAAGCTTGTGCCTCGTCTGGAGGTGGCGTGCGGCGATAGCGACGTTGTTGAAGAGGCAGAAGCCCATCGCCCGCTCGCGCAGGGCATGGTGGCCTGGCGGGCGAATGGCGCAGAAGGCGTTGCGCACCTTGCCCGCCATCACGGCATCGAGGGCCGCCAGCACGCCGCCGACCGCGTGAAGGGCGACTTGGTATGACTCTGCGGAGATCGGCGTGTCGCCCGAGTCAAGGCAGCGCTGGCCATCCTCGTACGCCCTCCGCACGCGCTCGACGTATCGCACCGAGTGGACGGCGGTGATGGCCTCAAGGGGGGCGGGGACGGGCTGGATGGAGGCAAGCTGGGCAAGCAGGCCCTTCTCCTTGAGGCGGCCGACAATGGCGGTGAGGCGTTCGGGTCGCTCGGGGTGGCCGGCGCCCGTCTTGTGCTGGAGATAGATGTCCCCATAGACGAAGCCTGTCCTGGACACGCGGTCTCCCTTCTCGCCGGGGGGTCCTTTGGGGCCATTGGGCATCTGCCGCAGGCACTCGAAGTGGCAGCCGCCGGCAGCCTCTGCCCCTTGTGGCTCGGCCCCGTGGAACCCAGAGGCAGCGAGGACCATGAGCACGCGTGCTGCGAGACCACTCGTTTGTCGCATGGAGCATGGCCTCCGAGGCGCCGAGACAGCCACGCGAGTATGATACGCACGGCGGGCGCGGGCATCAAGTGCGGCCGGTGCGCCTGCGGCGTAGTTGACAGGCGCCTCGCCACTCGCTTTGATACATGCCGGCACCTCTGTTGAAGGAGACGCAGGATGAGACCTGACGCTCGGTTCATCGGGGCCGTCATCGCGGCGCTCACCGCGCTGGCGTGCGGCACGAGCATGGCGGCCGAGTTGGCCTTCGCAGCCGAGGGCAAAGAGTTTCGCTTCGACACGGGCCTTGTCCGTGGCACGCTCAGGCCGCAGGGCAGGTCGCTCGGCCTCGCGGCTGTGGTGGACGCGGCCTCGGGCACGATGCTCTCGGGGGCCTACGGCCTCTGCTCGCACTATCGGCTGCTCGATGCCGAGTCGCGCTACGGCGACGCGGCTTGGGACTGGCCGAGCGCCGCTCGCCTGCTGCCCGACGGCTCCGTTGAGGCCGCCTGGACCGCCGACCCGGCCCACCCCTTCGACCTCAAGGCCGTCTACCGCTGGACTGCGCCCGGCACGCTGGACGTGGCAACTGCCGTAACGGCGAGGACGGACCTGTCGCGGCTGGAGGTATTCCTGGCCTCGTACTTCGCGGGCTTCCCAGCGTCGTTCGTCTACGTGAGAGCCTGCCCCGAGACAGGTGACAAGCCCGGCTTCCTCGAGGCGAAGAAGGCGGCGGCCGTCTGGCAGATGTTCCCCCGCGACGAGGCAGCCGTGAAACTCCTCCAGGACGGCCGTTGGAGGCGCCCGCCGCATCCCGTGGACTGGAGGATCATGCCCCCGTTCGCCGGCCCGCTGGGCCTGCGTCGCAACGCGAAGCTGGGCCTGGCCGCGCTCGTGATGGCCCCGCCCGGCGACTGTTTCGCCGTGGCCACGCCCTACGGCGAGGAGGGGCACGGCTCGCTCTACCTGTCGCTGTTCGGGCGCGACTTCAAGTCGGGCGAAGCCGCCACGGCGCGCTCGCGCCTGATCATCGGACGCGACATCACGGACGAGAAGGCTATCGCCCTCTACGAGGCGTACCTGAAGGAACTGAAGTGAGGCTCAGCGCGGCGCGAGGTGTCGGAGCCACTTCCCCCGGTAGGCCGACAGGGCCCGTGTGAGATCGGCCGGCAGCGGCTCGACCTGGCGGTAGCGCACGCCCAGCGGCGCCGTGTCCACGGCATAGGGATGAATGCCCAGGCAGGCAGCCTTGCCGGCAATGGCCGCGCCGAGGGTTGTCGTCTCGGTGACCGGCTGGCCGTCGCGGTCGAAGGCCACATAGGTTGGGCGCGCGGCGAGTGTGGCCACGAGGGCCGCGAACAGCGTGTCCTTCGACCCGCCAGCCGTGAGCACGATGGGCGTGGCCGCATCGGGCGAGATGGCCGCCACCTGCTGCGCCGTGGCGAGAGCCGTGAGCAGATTCGCGGCGATATGGGCAACGCACCCGTCCGAGAGGAACGCCTCTTCGCCGATGAGTCGCCCCTCAATGTCCGGGAAAGGCCCCGTGCCGCGGTTGGCGGGGTTCACGTTCGGCAGTGCGAAGCAGTCGGCCGCGGCCAGGAAACGGGCCAGGCACGTCGCGGTCCACGCTGCGTCGAAGCCGCGCCCCCTCGACTGGGCAAGTCGCTTGAGGTGCGCGAAATCGGCCCCGCCCCCGTAGCGCGCCGTCACCACGGGCTCGCCGTCCACCGTGCCCTGGATCAGCACGTCACGCGTGAAGGCGTCGGCGGGCAGGCGGGCCTCGCCGCCCACCTGAGCCACCATCGTCCACGTGCCGGCCTCCACGTGCAGCACCGGCTTGCCCGCCGCGGCGGGGAACGCCTGGTAGAAGGTGGACAGGATCGGGATGTGCGAGAGGCAGGTGTCGTGGCCACCGGGGATCACGAGCGGCTGACACGAGAGCCCCAAGACTGCGGCCTGCGTGGGGGGCATGGCGCCGAGGGGCCGATAGCACACACTCGGTTGGGCGGGGACCAGGCGTCGGAACGCCTCGACACGTCCCGCCGCGCGGCTGGGGGTGCCGGGCTTCGCGCGCACGTCGCGTGCTCCTGTGTGGCACATCCAGTAGCTGTGCTCGTTGCCTGCCCCGCGAATCGCCGCGAGGAAGTTGTCGCCCAGGAAGTGGCCGCTCAGCAGCGCCCCGTAGTGCGCGAAGCCCGCGGCGCGAGCAAGCGTCTGCGGGCGCGCCGTTTCCTCGAACACGAATCGCTTGAGCAGCGTGAGCGAGCCGGGGAAGTCGCGAATCGAACCTGTCTCGGCGAAGAACTCCTCGCGGGTGCCGGCCAAGTCGCGGAACCGCGCGTCCACGGCCTCGGGAAACGCCTGGGTGTAGGCCAGCGTGAGCCGCCGCCCGGGCGCCTCGACGAGCGAGTTGTCGGCGCCCACGAGGCCGCCAGAGGCGCCGCGCGCCACAGGGGCTACCACAGCCGCCTCGCGGCAGGCGGCCGGCAGCGCGCGAGTCGCCGCATCGAACCAGTCAAGTTCCTCTCCCGTCGCGTTGCACGCCAGGCCCTCGTGCTCGGCCTTCGGGCTCTCGGCCGATGCCGAGTGCACCGTGGCCAGCGACTCGAAGTCCAGCGCCTCCAGCTTGATGTTCGACGCGCCGTCCACTGGCACCAGGATGGTCTTGCCGCTCATGGCGTCTCCCTTCTGCCTTCAGGATATCGGTGGAGCGGCGAGTGTCAAGGCCCGAGGTGCCTTGCGGGCGCCCGCCCTTGTTTGCGTCGTGGTGGTGTGTGTCGGCGCTAGGGCAGCAGACGGCCCGGGCGGTCCTCCAAGGCGAGCCCGCGTGCGCCATGTCCGCAAGGGTCCGTGGGTTGACGCCGCTGCCCGCGGCGCGTAGAATCCTGCTCGGGCCGCACTCAGGAGATACCGTCCCATGGCGACGTCGGAATACCCCGAACGGCTGAACGCAGCCACCGTGCTAGTGGACGACAACCTGGCCGCGGGACGCGGGGAGAAGCCTGCCCTGCTGTGCGGCGAGCGCACGGTGACCTATGCCCAGCTCGCCGAAGGGGTGAACCGCTTCGGGAATCTGCTCAGGAACCTTGGCGTCCGCCTCGAGGAGCGCGTCGCCCTCCTGATGCCCGACACGCCGGAGCTCGTCTTTGCCTTCTTCGGCTCGATGAAGATCGGCGCCGTGGCCATCCCGATGAACACGCTGCTCACGCCGAAAGACTACGAGTACCTGCTGAACGACAGCCGGGCCCGGACGCTGGTGATTCATGCGTCGCTGCTGGGGCACATCGAGCCGATTCGTTCGCAGTTGAGGTACCTGGAGCACGTGCTGGTTGCTGGGGCGAGGGATGGCGGATTGCGAACTACGGATTGCGGATTGGAGGCCGAAATCCGGACCTGGAGCCTGGAGGCGATGATGGCGGGAGCGGCCGCGGAACTGGACGCGGCGGACACGAGCAAGGACGACTCGGCCTTCTGGCTCTACAGCTCAGGCACCACGGGCTTCCCCAAGGGCGCCATCCACCTGCACCACGACATGCTCGTCGAGGCCGACCTCTATGCCAGTGGCGTGTTGGGCCTCCGGGAGAGCGACGTATGCTTCTCCGTGGCGAAACTGTTCTTCGCCTACGGGCTGGGCAACGGCCTCTACTTCGCCCTGCGCGTGGGCGGCGCCAACGTGCTGCTGCCCGGCCGCCCCACGCCCGAGGCCGTGTTCGAAACGGTGGACCGCTACCAACCGACGGTGTTCTACAGCGTGCCGACCAGCTATGCGCAGCTCCTGCACCTGGCCGAGAAGGCGGGCCGCACGAGCCTGGGTCGCGTGCGGATGTGCGTGTCGGCCGGCGAGCCGCTGCCCAAGCCGCTGTTCGAGAGGTGGCGCGACCGCTTCGGCGTCGAGATTCTCGACGGCATCGGCTCTACCGAGATCCTCCACATCTTCATCTCCAACCGCCCCGGCCGCGCCCGGGCCGGCAGCACGGGCGAGATCGTGCCCGGCTACGAGGCCCGCATCACGGACGAGGCGGGCCGCGAGCTGCCCGCCGGCGAGGTGGGCACCCTGTTCATCAAAGGCGACAGCATCGCCGCCGGTTACTGGAACAAGCACGAGCAGACCAAGGCCACGTTCCAAGGCGAGTGGATCAACACGCACGATAAGTTCAGCGTGGACCGCGACGGGTATTACTGGTACGCGGGCCGCACCGACGACATGATCAAGGTGAGCGGCATGGCCGTGTGGCCGACCGAGGTCGAGGCCATACTCCAAGCGCATCCAGCGGTACTCGAGAGCGGTGTGGCCGGCGTCGAGGACGCTGAGGGCCTGGCCAAGCCCTTCGCCTTCGTCGTCCTCAAGAGCGGCCATAAGGGCTCGCCGGCGCTCGCTCGTGAGCTGCAAGAGTTCGTCAAGGACCGCGCGGCGAAGTACAAGTACCCGCGCTGGGTGGAGTTCGTGCACGAACTGCCGAAGACGGCCACAGGGAAGATCCAGCGGTACAAGCTGCGCGAGTTGGGCGCCGCCGCGCGTTGGCTGCACGACCAGCAGCAGTGAGGCCCGGCTCACCGCCGGCGGCCTGGAGAGACGGGGCATCGCGGCCCGCCTCTCAGGGCAGCCGGCTTGCGACGGCCTGTGCATGCTCCCGGAGGGCCGCGAACGCCACAGGGTCGTTGATGGGGCAGTTGCCCCGATAGAGCGCCAGCGGCACCTCGCCATGCGCCCGCCAAACCACCGCCAGCGGGTGACGCCGCACGTTCCCCATCACGAACGGAACCGCGGGGCACATGGTCACGTCGCCATCGGGCGTGATCGAGAGGCTGTCCCGCCGCAGCGCGGCGCATACCGACCGCTCGGTGGGCAGTTCGACACCCACGAACCCCACATCCTGAAGCGATCGCAACACGGCAAGGGCCTCCTCTGCGAGCCCGCCGCGGCCTGACGCGGCCCATCGGCCGACGGCGCGCACGGGCAGGATGCGAACGGAGTGGGCGCCGAGCTGCCGTGCCAGGGCAATGAGCGCACGAACCCCGTCGGGGGTGTTGTCGGGGGTGGCGCACACCTGCACCCGCGCCTGAATGCCGGCCGCCGTCAGGTTGCGGATTCCCTGGACGGCGGCGTCGAACGTGCCGGTCCGCCCACGCAGGCGGTCATGAGTCGCCGCGTCGGCGGAATCGAGCGATACGGCGGCCTCGGTCAGGCCCGCTTCCCGCAACCGCTCGGCGCGCTCGCGACTCAGCAGAACGCCGTTCGTGTTGACCCGCGTGAGCAGTCCAGCCCGATGGGCGTGGCGGACGGCCTCGTCGGTGTCGTCGCGCAGGAGGGGTTCGCCGCCGGTGAAGATCACCTGAAGGACGCCCAGGGCGCGCGCCTGGTCGAGCAGCATCCGGAGTTCGGCCAGGCTCAGTTCGCCCGGCGAGTTGGCCTCGCAACGGGGCGCGCAGCAGTGCACGCACTGGCACTGGCAGCGCCGGGTGGGCTCGATGTGGAGAAACGCCGGCACACGACGGCCACACAACCTGAGCGCCGCGTGGCGACCCAGCACGCCCCAGGCTCGCGGCGACCCGTTGGCGCGGTACAGGCGCACGGTGCTCCACAGCGCGTGCGCCGCTTGGTGCAGGGGCGAGAAGCGCGGAGCCTTCGTTGCGGTCAGCACCGAACCTCCTAAGCCAGGTCTTCGATCTCGTCATGCTCATTCTACCCCCGTCGTCGCCCCGCGCAAGAGCCGAGCCGCCAGAGCGGGGAACGCGATTGCGCGTGGC is part of the Planctomycetota bacterium genome and encodes:
- a CDS encoding MBOAT family protein — translated: MLFHTWVFAVFFLIVYPVYLATRGSRLRIPWLLFASYVFYGWWNPFYLLLIVASTSADYLAVLGMSRSRRKKPWVAFSVLVNLGMLGFFKYAGFVTQALNDLLQAIGIPYTVPVPDILLPVGISFFVFQSMTYTIDCYRGAMDREPCFLRYATYVSLFPQLVAGPIERSTNLLRQLRETPPITRHDVADGLSLFLVGLFKKRALADYLAMYVDPIYARPDQFGGLALLLATVGFAWQIYFDFSGYTDMARGLGRMMGLRLMLNFRNPYLATGLGDFWRRWHISLSTWFKDYVYVPLGGNRKGPARTYVNMALTMLISGLWHGANWTFAIWGALHAAGRVATRRLEGTRFYAERIPTAVKRLLVFAFVAFAWVFFRARTVGDAWLIVRRIFGSAWADPGFPLVAGVLVVGVWVYQWLYESRWRGVLLGASSARIALAVFMALYIALCCGAGDKAFIYFQF
- a CDS encoding histone deacetylase, whose product is MRQTSGLAARVLMVLAASGFHGAEPQGAEAAGGCHFECLRQMPNGPKGPPGEKGDRVSRTGFVYGDIYLQHKTGAGHPERPERLTAIVGRLKEKGLLAQLASIQPVPAPLEAITAVHSVRYVERVRRAYEDGQRCLDSGDTPISAESYQVALHAVGGVLAALDAVMAGKVRNAFCAIRPPGHHALRERAMGFCLFNNVAIAARHLQTRHKLARILIVDWDVHHGNGTQAAFDDDPTVFYFSAHQHPFYPGTGAAAETGKGPAKGTKLNVPFPAGTGDKEYKRAFEEKLRPAARAFKPDFVLLSAGFDAHADDLLGRMGLTAAGYADLTRIVKGLADECCQGRLVALLEGGYNLDALAESVEVHIRVLME
- a CDS encoding benzoate-CoA ligase family protein: MATSEYPERLNAATVLVDDNLAAGRGEKPALLCGERTVTYAQLAEGVNRFGNLLRNLGVRLEERVALLMPDTPELVFAFFGSMKIGAVAIPMNTLLTPKDYEYLLNDSRARTLVIHASLLGHIEPIRSQLRYLEHVLVAGARDGGLRTTDCGLEAEIRTWSLEAMMAGAAAELDAADTSKDDSAFWLYSSGTTGFPKGAIHLHHDMLVEADLYASGVLGLRESDVCFSVAKLFFAYGLGNGLYFALRVGGANVLLPGRPTPEAVFETVDRYQPTVFYSVPTSYAQLLHLAEKAGRTSLGRVRMCVSAGEPLPKPLFERWRDRFGVEILDGIGSTEILHIFISNRPGRARAGSTGEIVPGYEARITDEAGRELPAGEVGTLFIKGDSIAAGYWNKHEQTKATFQGEWINTHDKFSVDRDGYYWYAGRTDDMIKVSGMAVWPTEVEAILQAHPAVLESGVAGVEDAEGLAKPFAFVVLKSGHKGSPALARELQEFVKDRAAKYKYPRWVEFVHELPKTATGKIQRYKLRELGAAARWLHDQQQ
- a CDS encoding radical SAM protein yields the protein MLTATKAPRFSPLHQAAHALWSTVRLYRANGSPRAWGVLGRHAALRLCGRRVPAFLHIEPTRRCQCQCVHCCAPRCEANSPGELSLAELRMLLDQARALGVLQVIFTGGEPLLRDDTDEAVRHAHRAGLLTRVNTNGVLLSRERAERLREAGLTEAAVSLDSADAATHDRLRGRTGTFDAAVQGIRNLTAAGIQARVQVCATPDNTPDGVRALIALARQLGAHSVRILPVRAVGRWAASGRGGLAEEALAVLRSLQDVGFVGVELPTERSVCAALRRDSLSITPDGDVTMCPAVPFVMGNVRRHPLAVVWRAHGEVPLALYRGNCPINDPVAFAALREHAQAVASRLP